In Xenorhabdus nematophila ATCC 19061, one DNA window encodes the following:
- the aroK gene encoding shikimate kinase AroK, whose protein sequence is MAEKRNIFLVGPMGAGKSTIGRQLAQQLNMEFYDSDQEIERRTGADVGWVFDVEGEEGFRDREEKIINELTEKQGIVLATGGGSVKSKETRNRLSARGVVVYLETTIEKQLARTQRDKKRPLLQVDTPAREVLENLADERNPLYEEIADVTIRTDEQSAKVVANQIIELLEKN, encoded by the coding sequence ATGGCAGAGAAACGCAATATCTTTCTGGTTGGGCCTATGGGTGCCGGCAAAAGCACTATTGGTCGTCAGTTAGCTCAGCAACTCAATATGGAGTTTTACGACTCTGATCAAGAAATTGAGCGACGTACCGGAGCTGACGTGGGCTGGGTATTTGATGTGGAAGGCGAAGAAGGCTTCCGCGACCGCGAAGAAAAAATAATTAACGAACTGACTGAAAAACAAGGCATTGTATTGGCTACCGGAGGGGGTTCAGTTAAATCGAAAGAAACCCGCAATCGCCTGTCTGCCCGTGGTGTGGTCGTCTATTTAGAAACAACCATCGAAAAACAGTTAGCTCGTACCCAGCGCGACAAAAAACGCCCTTTACTTCAAGTTGATACACCAGCACGTGAAGTTTTAGAAAATTTGGCTGATGAGCGTAATCCTCTTTACGAGGAAATTGCTGACGTGACTATTCGTACGGATGAGCAAAGCGCCAAAGTCGTCGCTAACCAAATCATTGAATTATTGGAAAAGAACTGA
- the aroB gene encoding 3-dehydroquinate synthase, whose translation MEQVTVTLGERSYPITIAEGLFSISEAFKPLQAGQQVMVVTNETLAPLYLEQVKSTLQEMGLRVDEVILPDGEQYKSLFVLNDIFSALLENNHGRDTTLIALGGGVIGDMTGFAAASYQRGSRFIQVPTTLLSQVDSSVGGKTGVNHPLGKNMIGAFYQPVSVVIDLNCLKTLPSQELYSGLAEVIKYGIALDGEFFSWLEDNIEKLLTLDNQAMAYCIRRCCELKAMVVAADEQERSGMRALLNLGHTFGHAIEAEMGYGVWLHGQAVAAGMVMAATASELVGTFSQQDTQRIIHLLERANLPVNGPVKMSPDDYLPHMMRDKKVASGKLHLVLPTAIGEATLRSGIGKDVISEAIRLCQPSTS comes from the coding sequence ATGGAACAAGTGACTGTTACGTTAGGTGAAAGAAGCTACCCAATTACCATAGCTGAAGGGCTATTTTCTATCAGTGAGGCCTTCAAGCCCCTGCAAGCAGGACAACAGGTCATGGTAGTGACCAATGAGACGCTGGCTCCCCTGTATCTTGAACAGGTGAAATCCACATTGCAGGAAATGGGGCTGCGGGTAGATGAGGTTATCTTGCCTGACGGCGAACAGTACAAATCACTTTTTGTGCTCAACGATATTTTTTCCGCCCTGCTGGAAAATAATCATGGTCGTGACACAACGCTTATCGCTCTTGGTGGTGGTGTAATTGGTGATATGACGGGATTTGCCGCTGCCAGTTATCAGCGCGGCTCTCGTTTTATCCAGGTACCCACCACCTTACTTTCTCAGGTTGACTCTTCCGTCGGCGGAAAAACAGGAGTCAACCATCCCCTCGGTAAAAACATGATAGGTGCTTTTTACCAACCGGTTTCTGTTGTTATCGATCTCAATTGTCTGAAAACGTTGCCATCCCAAGAGTTATATTCCGGGCTGGCTGAAGTCATCAAATATGGCATTGCTCTTGATGGTGAATTCTTTAGCTGGCTTGAAGACAATATTGAAAAATTACTGACCCTCGATAACCAAGCAATGGCTTATTGTATTCGTCGCTGCTGTGAACTCAAGGCAATGGTTGTCGCGGCCGATGAGCAAGAACGCAGTGGAATGCGGGCACTTTTGAACCTTGGTCACACCTTTGGTCACGCGATTGAGGCCGAAATGGGTTATGGTGTCTGGCTGCACGGTCAGGCTGTTGCTGCCGGCATGGTGATGGCAGCAACGGCTTCTGAGCTTGTTGGTACATTTTCACAACAGGATACGCAACGTATTATCCACTTGCTGGAACGTGCAAATCTGCCTGTTAACGGCCCTGTGAAAATGTCCCCGGACGACTATTTGCCTCATATGATGCGTGATAAAAAAGTCGCCTCAGGAAAACTGCACTTAGTACTGCCTACTGCTATTGGAGAAGCCACTCTTCGTTCCGGTATCGGGAAGGACGTTATATCAGAAGCCATTCGCCTATGTCAGCCATCCACCAGCTAA
- a CDS encoding phosphoglycolate phosphatase, with translation MLNNVVKKIRAIAFDLDGTLVDSADGLADALDQALIAKGLPAAGKDQVAVWIGNGADIMVERALKWAGAEPSPELHRETRKLFDTFYETSITTGSKLFPQVKETLAELAKHRLPMAIITNKPTPFIAPLLESLGISEYFSVVLGGDDVKEKKPHPAPLYLTMGMFGLHKEELLFVGDSRNDILAAQSAGCPCVGLTYGYNYGESIALSHPTYVLDHFSDLFPTIGLSTLNLLSTSKIQEA, from the coding sequence ATGTTAAATAATGTCGTGAAGAAAATCCGGGCCATTGCGTTTGATCTGGATGGCACACTGGTGGATAGTGCTGACGGTCTGGCGGATGCATTAGATCAGGCCTTGATTGCTAAAGGATTACCCGCCGCAGGTAAAGATCAGGTCGCTGTCTGGATAGGCAACGGTGCTGATATCATGGTTGAGCGTGCATTGAAATGGGCGGGGGCGGAGCCTTCTCCTGAATTGCATCGTGAAACTCGCAAACTGTTTGATACGTTTTATGAAACCAGCATAACAACAGGTAGTAAGCTGTTTCCTCAAGTAAAAGAGACTCTGGCTGAATTGGCAAAACATCGTTTGCCCATGGCGATTATCACCAATAAACCCACACCTTTTATTGCTCCATTACTGGAATCATTGGGTATCAGTGAATATTTTTCAGTGGTGCTGGGGGGTGACGATGTCAAAGAGAAGAAACCCCATCCCGCTCCACTCTATCTCACAATGGGAATGTTTGGTTTACATAAAGAAGAATTGCTTTTTGTTGGTGATTCTCGTAATGATATTTTGGCTGCACAATCAGCGGGTTGCCCTTGTGTTGGCTTGACCTATGGATATAACTACGGAGAATCGATAGCATTAAGCCATCCGACTTATGTGCTGGACCATTTTTCGGATTTATTCCCAACGATTGGACTATCCACTTTGAACCTATTATCCACTTCGAAAATACAGGAAGCGTAA
- a CDS encoding secretin N-terminal domain-containing protein translates to MNRHSFILLICLLLPSSGFAMEHSPEEEDSAGIDISVRNPFLPPQPPMGDETTFSSTEQDEQEQEIEYQTIALKYADAEQISERLQKNLPALLTKWGKVEHDPFTNSLILEDKFDAITRIKNWLKEVDTPQQQVQIIAHIVTSSREALHELGIHWGVTADPVNRSLGLNRLNLHQPAGSQRHRLVLNTARIHANLLEMELSALEQENQLDIIASPRLTASHQHPASIKQGSEIPYVVQDKDKTTIQFKEAVLGMEVTPHILREGKIRLALKISQNAPGFPVSQGGNENLAIDKQEIMTQVTVRNGETLILGGIFQQKKVASQQKVPYLSDIPLLGTLFNQNGEQHSRRELVIFITPQLTDI, encoded by the coding sequence ATGAACAGGCACTCATTTATCCTACTCATCTGCTTGTTACTGCCCTCTTCCGGCTTTGCTATGGAACACAGCCCTGAGGAAGAAGATAGCGCTGGAATCGACATATCCGTGAGAAATCCGTTTTTACCTCCCCAGCCCCCAATGGGGGACGAAACGACATTTTCCTCAACAGAGCAAGATGAGCAAGAACAGGAGATCGAATATCAGACCATTGCCCTAAAGTACGCAGATGCAGAGCAGATCTCTGAAAGGTTGCAAAAAAATCTTCCCGCGTTGCTGACAAAATGGGGAAAAGTTGAGCATGATCCTTTCACCAACAGCCTGATATTGGAAGATAAGTTTGATGCTATTACCCGTATCAAAAACTGGCTGAAAGAAGTCGATACGCCACAGCAACAAGTGCAGATTATCGCTCATATTGTTACCAGCAGCAGGGAGGCTCTGCATGAATTGGGCATTCACTGGGGGGTTACCGCCGATCCGGTGAACCGCTCATTGGGGTTAAACCGTTTGAACCTGCATCAACCTGCGGGTAGTCAGCGTCACCGGTTAGTCCTGAATACCGCCCGTATCCACGCAAACCTGCTGGAAATGGAACTCAGTGCACTAGAGCAGGAAAATCAGCTGGATATTATTGCCAGCCCACGGTTAACAGCATCTCACCAGCACCCCGCCAGCATCAAGCAAGGTTCAGAGATACCTTATGTCGTTCAAGACAAGGACAAAACAACGATTCAGTTTAAAGAAGCGGTATTAGGCATGGAAGTGACACCCCATATTTTGCGGGAAGGCAAAATTCGTCTTGCTCTGAAAATTAGCCAAAACGCACCCGGTTTTCCTGTCAGTCAGGGCGGGAATGAAAATCTCGCTATAGATAAACAGGAGATTATGACGCAAGTCACAGTCAGAAATGGAGAGACTCTGATTCTGGGAGGTATTTTTCAACAGAAAAAAGTCGCCAGCCAACAAAAAGTTCCCTATCTCTCAGACATTCCCCTGCTGGGTACATTATTTAATCAAAACGGGGAACAACACAGCCGAAGAGAACTCGTAATTTTTATTACACCTCAATTGACCGATATTTAA
- the dam gene encoding adenine-specific DNA-methyltransferase: MKKKRAFLKWAGGKYPLVDDIKRHLPEGDCLIEPFVGAGSVFLNTDYDSYILSDINSDLINLYNTVKSRADEFINHARPLFFPEFNTSENFYRMREEFNKSSDPFYRSILFLYLNRHCYNGLCRYNSRGQFNVPFGRYKKPYFPENELYWFAEKSQKATFICQHYEIALNNAPKGAVVYCDPPYAPLSATANFTAYHTNNFNLLDQENLAQIAYHLSSQRGIPVLISNHDTPMTREWYHQASLYIVKARRTISRNILARSKVDELLALYCQK, from the coding sequence ATGAAAAAAAAACGCGCTTTCTTAAAATGGGCCGGTGGAAAATACCCCTTGGTGGATGATATTAAACGTCATCTGCCAGAGGGCGATTGCTTGATTGAGCCATTTGTTGGCGCAGGCTCGGTATTCCTGAATACCGATTATGATTCTTACATCTTGTCAGATATCAATAGTGATCTGATCAATCTGTACAACACCGTAAAATCTCGTGCGGATGAATTTATTAATCATGCCCGTCCGCTATTTTTCCCGGAGTTCAATACCTCCGAGAACTTCTATCGCATGAGGGAAGAGTTCAACAAAAGCAGCGATCCCTTTTATCGTAGCATACTGTTTCTTTACCTTAACCGACACTGCTATAACGGCCTCTGCCGTTATAATTCACGCGGGCAGTTTAACGTCCCTTTCGGACGCTATAAAAAACCCTATTTTCCGGAAAATGAGCTTTACTGGTTTGCCGAAAAATCCCAGAAGGCAACATTCATCTGCCAGCATTATGAAATCGCACTAAACAACGCCCCAAAAGGTGCCGTGGTTTATTGTGATCCTCCGTATGCCCCACTTTCGGCCACCGCGAATTTTACGGCCTACCATACAAATAATTTTAACCTTCTGGATCAAGAAAATCTGGCACAGATCGCCTATCATCTTTCGTCTCAACGAGGCATTCCGGTGCTCATATCCAATCATGACACACCGATGACACGGGAATGGTATCATCAGGCTTCCCTCTACATTGTTAAAGCCCGCCGGACAATAAGCAGAAATATTCTTGCCCGGAGTAAAGTTGATGAGCTTTTGGCGTTATACTGCCAGAAGTGA
- a CDS encoding SPOR domain-containing protein → MDELKSEKKQKTETEFKPDTSDRRPPRSKSQSNQPKLAVSRQQMMIGVGILVLLLLIIAISSALKSPTEHEKQQSSNAAEKSIDLSGSSTLSGNEQDIGQETPSVPATHGTDSKTHDISLPPPINSTSSQSLPPATNTGSYNQRIELPGDISDALNQQQSNINHSVQSNMAPLQANPTKPVLTPPIEQTKLEKVTPPKIENKGREENQPKAATKPLTNHHQTNKKPETGASGDLLKAPANRFTLQLSSASRSDTLIAFAKKHNLSHYKVYETKRDHKTWFILIHGNYSSVYDAKSAISSLPAEVQAKKPWVRKLQQVQQDLKK, encoded by the coding sequence ATGGACGAATTAAAATCAGAAAAGAAACAAAAAACAGAAACCGAATTTAAACCCGATACTTCTGATCGCCGCCCTCCGCGATCTAAAAGCCAATCCAATCAACCTAAACTTGCCGTATCCCGTCAACAAATGATGATCGGCGTTGGCATACTGGTACTTTTGCTTCTGATTATTGCCATCAGCTCCGCCTTAAAATCACCCACTGAGCATGAGAAACAGCAATCTTCAAATGCAGCCGAAAAGAGTATAGATCTTTCTGGTTCCTCCACACTCTCTGGCAATGAGCAGGATATCGGTCAAGAAACTCCTTCTGTACCGGCAACCCATGGTACAGACAGTAAGACACATGACATCAGCCTGCCGCCGCCGATTAACAGTACCTCAAGCCAAAGTCTTCCCCCCGCGACCAATACCGGGAGCTATAACCAGCGTATAGAATTACCCGGCGATATTTCTGATGCTTTGAACCAACAACAGAGCAATATCAATCATTCTGTGCAAAGCAATATGGCACCGTTACAAGCTAACCCAACAAAACCGGTGTTAACTCCGCCGATTGAACAGACAAAACTAGAAAAAGTGACGCCGCCAAAAATAGAAAATAAGGGAAGAGAAGAAAATCAGCCCAAGGCAGCAACTAAACCGCTCACAAATCATCACCAGACCAATAAAAAGCCCGAAACGGGTGCAAGTGGTGATTTACTGAAAGCCCCTGCAAACCGATTCACACTCCAATTAAGCAGCGCTAGCCGTTCCGATACCTTGATTGCTTTCGCCAAAAAACATAACCTTTCTCACTACAAGGTTTATGAAACTAAACGCGACCATAAAACATGGTTTATCTTGATTCATGGTAACTACAGTTCCGTTTATGACGCGAAAAGCGCCATTTCTTCACTTCCAGCGGAAGTTCAGGCCAAAAAACCGTGGGTCAGAAAACTACAACAAGTTCAGCAAGATCTGAAAAAATAA
- the sodA gene encoding superoxide dismutase [Mn]: MSYSLPSLPYSYDALEPHFDKQTMEIHHSKHHQTYVNNTNTALEAFPECNTLDIDDLIQQLDKIPADKLTFVRNNAGGHSNHSLFWKGLKLGTELSGALKMAIERDFGSIDNFKEKFEQAAATRFGSGWAWLVLKEDGKLAVVSTANQDSPLMGEEIAGASGYPIVGLDVWEHAYYLQYQNRRPDYIKAFWHVVNWDEATKRYEEKIK; encoded by the coding sequence ATGAGCTATTCACTGCCATCCCTACCTTACTCTTACGATGCGTTAGAACCCCATTTCGATAAGCAAACGATGGAAATTCATCATTCCAAGCACCATCAAACTTATGTCAATAACACCAATACCGCTCTGGAAGCCTTTCCTGAGTGCAACACATTGGATATTGATGACTTGATACAGCAACTTGATAAAATTCCAGCGGACAAGCTTACTTTTGTTCGCAACAATGCCGGTGGTCACTCAAATCACAGTCTATTCTGGAAAGGCTTAAAGCTGGGAACAGAATTGTCGGGTGCTTTGAAAATGGCGATTGAGCGTGACTTTGGGAGTATCGACAATTTCAAGGAAAAATTCGAGCAGGCGGCGGCGACCCGTTTTGGTTCTGGCTGGGCATGGCTGGTGCTGAAAGAGGATGGCAAACTTGCCGTTGTTTCAACAGCTAACCAAGACAGCCCACTCATGGGTGAAGAAATCGCGGGCGCTTCTGGTTACCCGATTGTGGGTCTGGATGTTTGGGAACATGCTTATTACTTGCAATACCAGAACCGCCGTCCCGACTACATTAAAGCATTCTGGCATGTTGTAAATTGGGATGAAGCAACAAAACGTTACGAAGAAAAAATTAAATAA
- the acs gene encoding acetate--CoA ligase yields the protein MTQIIKHLIPADIADSALISKQQYLQDYQWSLQDPEGFWGEKGKIVDWITPYTKVKNTSFDPGHISIRWFEDGTLNLSANCLDRHLQERGDQTAIIWEGDNPAESRHVTYRELHHDVCQFANVLKKLGIQKGDVVAIYMPMVPEAAVAMLACARIGAIHSVIFGGFSPDAIAGRVIDSNAKLIVTADEGLRAGRTIPLKKNVDEALNNSAVTSVTNVVIFKRTGNTKNWYDGRDLWWHELINSVSTDCPAEEMNAEDPLFILYTSGSTGKPKGVLHTSGGYLVYASLTFKYTFDYRPGEIYWCTADIGWVTGHSYLLYGPLSCGATTLMFEGVPNYPDVNRLCQVIDKHQVNILYTAPTAIRALMAEGDKAIEETKRTSLRILGSVGEPINPEAWEWYYKKIGNSKCPIVDTWWQTETGGFMITPLPGATDLKAGSATLPFFGVSPALVDNSGEILEGENEGNLVITDSWPAQARTLYGDHERFEQTYFSTFKGMYFSGDGARRDEDGYYWITGRVDDVLNISGHRLGTAEIESALVSHPKIAEAAVVGIPHHIKGQAIYAYVTLIHGEEPSPALYSEVRSWVRKEIGPIATPDILHWTDSLPKTRSGKIMRRILRKIASGDTSNLGDTSTLADPGVVDKLLEEKQSIKIS from the coding sequence ATGACTCAAATAATCAAGCATCTTATTCCTGCTGACATTGCAGATTCCGCCCTGATAAGTAAGCAACAATATCTACAAGACTACCAATGGTCACTGCAAGATCCTGAAGGATTTTGGGGCGAGAAAGGGAAGATTGTGGATTGGATAACACCTTACACCAAGGTCAAAAATACCTCTTTCGATCCAGGGCATATCAGTATTCGTTGGTTTGAAGATGGCACTTTGAATTTAAGTGCCAATTGCCTTGATCGCCATTTACAAGAGCGTGGTGATCAAACGGCCATTATCTGGGAAGGGGATAACCCCGCAGAATCCCGCCATGTTACGTATCGTGAATTACATCATGACGTCTGCCAATTCGCCAATGTGTTGAAGAAACTCGGTATCCAAAAAGGAGACGTCGTCGCTATTTATATGCCAATGGTACCAGAAGCCGCAGTTGCGATGCTGGCTTGTGCTCGTATCGGGGCGATCCATTCCGTCATTTTCGGTGGTTTCTCTCCTGATGCCATCGCTGGCAGAGTTATCGATTCTAATGCCAAACTTATTGTTACCGCAGATGAAGGTTTGCGAGCTGGCCGCACAATCCCATTGAAAAAGAATGTCGATGAAGCACTGAACAATTCTGCCGTGACTAGCGTTACAAATGTGGTTATCTTCAAGCGTACCGGAAATACGAAAAACTGGTATGACGGCCGTGATCTATGGTGGCATGAACTTATCAACAGTGTCAGTACAGATTGCCCCGCTGAAGAGATGAATGCCGAAGATCCATTATTCATCCTCTATACCTCTGGCTCAACAGGAAAACCCAAAGGGGTTCTGCATACCAGTGGCGGTTATCTGGTTTACGCCTCTTTAACTTTTAAATACACGTTTGATTACCGCCCCGGAGAAATCTACTGGTGCACGGCGGATATCGGCTGGGTAACAGGACACAGTTACCTGCTGTATGGGCCATTATCTTGCGGTGCGACAACGTTAATGTTTGAAGGTGTGCCCAACTATCCCGATGTTAATCGTTTATGTCAGGTTATTGATAAACATCAGGTTAATATTCTTTATACCGCCCCAACGGCCATCAGGGCATTAATGGCGGAAGGTGATAAGGCCATAGAAGAAACCAAACGCACTTCATTGCGTATCTTGGGATCTGTTGGTGAGCCAATTAATCCAGAAGCATGGGAGTGGTATTACAAAAAGATAGGTAACAGTAAATGCCCTATCGTGGATACTTGGTGGCAAACTGAAACAGGCGGCTTCATGATCACGCCATTGCCCGGTGCGACTGACCTCAAAGCCGGTTCCGCTACTCTGCCATTCTTTGGTGTCAGTCCGGCTCTGGTCGATAACTCCGGGGAAATTTTAGAGGGAGAGAACGAAGGCAACCTCGTCATCACAGATTCCTGGCCAGCCCAAGCCCGGACTTTATATGGCGATCATGAGCGTTTCGAACAAACCTATTTTTCCACCTTTAAAGGAATGTATTTCAGTGGTGATGGTGCCCGGCGTGATGAAGACGGCTATTACTGGATAACAGGCCGAGTCGATGATGTGCTGAATATTTCAGGACATCGTTTGGGAACAGCAGAAATAGAGTCAGCGCTGGTTTCTCATCCTAAAATTGCAGAAGCCGCAGTCGTCGGTATTCCTCATCATATCAAAGGGCAGGCCATATATGCCTATGTCACGCTAATTCATGGTGAAGAGCCTTCTCCTGCTCTTTATAGCGAAGTCAGAAGTTGGGTGCGTAAAGAAATCGGCCCGATAGCAACACCGGATATCCTGCACTGGACAGATTCTCTACCAAAAACGCGTTCAGGCAAGATCATGCGGCGTATTTTGCGCAAAATTGCTTCAGGTGATACCAGTAACT
- the rpe gene encoding ribulose-phosphate 3-epimerase gives MKQDFLIAPSILSADFARLGEDTAKVLAAGADVVHFDVMDNHYVPNLTIGPMVCQALRHYGITAPIDVHLMVKPVDRIIPDFAKAGATYITFHPEASEHIDRTLQLIREHGCKAGLVFNPATPLRYLDYVLDKLDVILLMSVNPGFGGQSFIPETLKKLRQVRKIIDDSGYDIRLEVDGGIKPSNIAEAAQAGADMFVAGSAIFSQPDYKAVIDEMRGELSKVT, from the coding sequence ATGAAGCAAGACTTTCTGATTGCCCCATCCATTCTTTCCGCAGATTTTGCCCGATTAGGTGAAGATACCGCCAAAGTTTTGGCTGCTGGTGCTGATGTTGTGCATTTTGACGTCATGGATAACCATTATGTGCCAAACCTGACTATTGGCCCAATGGTCTGCCAAGCACTACGCCACTATGGCATCACGGCGCCAATTGATGTTCACCTTATGGTAAAACCTGTTGATCGCATTATCCCTGATTTTGCCAAGGCTGGTGCCACCTACATTACTTTCCATCCAGAGGCCAGTGAGCATATTGATCGTACCTTACAACTCATCAGAGAGCATGGTTGTAAAGCTGGCTTAGTCTTCAATCCTGCGACTCCCCTCAGATACCTTGATTATGTTCTGGATAAACTGGATGTGATCCTGCTGATGTCCGTTAATCCCGGTTTCGGCGGTCAGTCTTTTATTCCAGAAACACTGAAAAAACTGCGTCAGGTACGAAAAATTATTGATGACAGCGGATATGATATCCGTCTTGAAGTCGATGGCGGCATTAAACCCAGCAATATTGCCGAAGCAGCTCAGGCAGGTGCAGATATGTTTGTTGCTGGTTCAGCTATTTTCAGCCAGCCAGATTACAAAGCGGTTATTGATGAAATGCGCGGTGAATTATCAAAGGTAACATAA
- a CDS encoding PilN domain-containing protein: MLCLQIALWSAVLALISTQQTRQIAQHRDKLTEIKHQLALFQHTIRETDQAVQQHEQLTQLLRKKQVFMEQNQRYLQLFRQLPHLLPQKSWLTAFSDANGQLIFTAHSQDYAEISDLLDNLTEDQALINVQLKKMTTGDDQIKVFTIDADWLMGEAHEK, encoded by the coding sequence ATGCTCTGTTTACAAATTGCATTATGGAGCGCTGTATTAGCGTTAATTTCTACGCAACAAACCCGCCAGATTGCACAACATCGCGATAAATTAACAGAAATTAAGCACCAATTAGCGCTATTTCAACACACTATCCGAGAAACGGATCAAGCGGTACAACAACATGAGCAACTGACTCAATTATTACGGAAAAAACAGGTATTCATGGAACAGAATCAACGTTATTTACAGTTATTTCGTCAACTTCCCCATCTGTTACCGCAAAAAAGCTGGCTGACAGCATTTAGCGATGCTAACGGGCAACTCATTTTTACCGCCCATAGCCAGGACTATGCCGAAATCTCCGATTTACTGGATAACCTGACTGAAGATCAGGCTCTCATCAATGTCCAGTTAAAAAAAATGACCACAGGCGACGATCAAATCAAAGTCTTTACTATTGATGCCGACTGGTTAATGGGAGAAGCCCATGAAAAGTAA
- the yiiM gene encoding 6-hydroxyaminopurine reductase, whose translation MNGLQVYRGKIISSEKWGPSAVNKLLVNGRLQLTSLGLEGDEQAEGFHGGPDRALCHYPREHYLFWKRQFPELMETFVSPLFGENLSTEGMTEDNVYIGDIFQWGEALIQITQPRSPCYKLNLITGISDFSAMMQNNGCCGWLYRVISAGFVSTGEPIKLLSRNSDVSVTEAISIAFHSPFDEEQYRRLMGVAGLSASWNLTMQKRITHGKIEDFNRRLFGH comes from the coding sequence ATGAATGGCCTACAGGTATATAGAGGCAAAATAATATCCTCCGAAAAGTGGGGTCCCAGTGCAGTGAACAAATTGCTGGTGAATGGTCGCTTACAGCTTACGTCCCTTGGGCTGGAAGGGGATGAACAGGCAGAAGGCTTTCATGGCGGGCCTGATCGTGCGCTTTGCCACTATCCAAGAGAACATTATCTGTTTTGGAAAAGGCAATTTCCTGAATTAATGGAAACATTTGTGTCCCCTTTATTTGGTGAAAACTTATCAACAGAAGGAATGACGGAAGATAATGTCTATATTGGTGATATTTTCCAATGGGGGGAAGCATTGATTCAGATAACTCAGCCTCGCTCTCCTTGTTATAAACTGAATCTTATTACCGGTATCAGTGATTTTTCTGCGATGATGCAAAATAATGGGTGTTGTGGCTGGTTATACCGGGTTATCTCTGCGGGGTTTGTGAGCACGGGTGAGCCGATAAAGCTATTAAGCCGAAACAGCGATGTTTCTGTGACAGAAGCGATTTCTATTGCTTTTCATAGCCCGTTTGATGAAGAACAATATCGTCGTTTAATGGGAGTTGCCGGGTTATCCGCCAGTTGGAATCTGACAATGCAAAAACGCATAACACATGGAAAAATTGAGGATTTTAATCGTCGTTTATTTGGTCACTAA
- the trpS gene encoding tryptophan--tRNA ligase: MNEPTEMKLNSQKPIVFSGAQPSGELTIGNYMGALRQWVNMQDDYDCIYCIVNQHAITVRQDPSELKKRTLDTLALYLACGIDPKKSTIFVQSHVPQHSQLSWVLNCYAYFGELSRMTQFKDKSARHAENINAGLFDYPVLMAADILLYQANQIPVGGDQKQHLELSRDLALRFNALYGDIFTVPEPFIPQGGSARVMSLQDPTKKMSKSDDNRNNVIALLEDPKSVAKKIKRAVTDSEEPPRVHYDLENKPGVSNLLDILAGVTGKTVPELEAEFEGKMYGHLKGAVADAVSEMLTDLQERYHHFRNDEALLNQIMTEGAAKAQARAQATLDKVYDAVGLLAHP, encoded by the coding sequence ATGAATGAACCCACTGAAATGAAACTGAACTCCCAAAAACCTATTGTATTCAGCGGCGCACAGCCCTCCGGTGAATTAACCATCGGTAACTATATGGGAGCGTTACGTCAGTGGGTTAACATGCAAGATGATTATGATTGCATCTACTGCATCGTAAACCAGCATGCCATTACCGTGCGCCAAGATCCCTCTGAACTGAAAAAACGCACATTGGATACACTGGCACTTTACCTTGCTTGTGGTATTGATCCAAAGAAAAGCACCATCTTCGTTCAGTCACATGTACCACAGCATTCTCAGTTGAGCTGGGTACTGAACTGCTACGCCTATTTTGGTGAACTCAGCCGCATGACTCAGTTCAAGGATAAATCAGCCCGTCATGCAGAAAATATCAATGCCGGTCTGTTTGATTATCCTGTTCTGATGGCCGCTGATATTTTGCTTTATCAGGCTAATCAGATCCCAGTTGGCGGTGATCAGAAGCAACATCTGGAATTATCCCGTGATTTGGCGCTGCGTTTTAATGCCTTATATGGCGATATATTCACTGTACCAGAGCCATTCATCCCACAAGGCGGTAGCGCTCGAGTCATGTCATTGCAAGATCCGACTAAGAAAATGTCGAAATCAGATGATAATCGCAATAACGTGATTGCTCTGCTGGAAGACCCTAAATCCGTCGCCAAGAAAATCAAACGTGCAGTTACCGATTCTGAAGAGCCACCTCGTGTTCATTATGATCTGGAAAACAAACCCGGTGTTTCTAACTTGCTGGACATTCTTGCCGGTGTAACTGGCAAAACTGTCCCTGAATTGGAAGCTGAGTTTGAAGGCAAAATGTACGGTCATTTGAAAGGGGCTGTTGCAGATGCTGTGTCTGAAATGCTGACTGATTTGCAAGAACGTTATCATCATTTCCGTAATGATGAAGCATTACTCAACCAAATCATGACAGAAGGGGCAGCCAAAGCACAAGCTCGTGCTCAGGCAACGTTGGATAAGGTTTATGATGCGGTAGGTTTACTCGCTCATCCGTAA